AAATTATAACCAGACAGAGTTTGATTTACACTCCCGAGAAATATCATAAAAACACCCACCTATTCTGTGAAAAAAAGAAAAAATTGGATGGAATCAAGAAAAAAACACAAAAAAAACGGATAAAATTTTAAACATTAAAGAATAATTGGTTTTGCAACGGTCTTGTATTTAATTGAACATAAGTTGTCTCCATTTTAACCGCTCCTGATTCTTCGCGAAACTTAAGTGGAGAACAAGTAAATCTTTTCTTAAATGCTTTAGAAAATGACGCATGAGATTCGTAACCACAGTTCAATGCTATATCACTAATAGCTTTCGAGGATGTTATTAAAGTGCTTGCAGCCCTATCTAAGCGAGCCCTGGTAATAT
This genomic window from Bacteroidota bacterium contains:
- a CDS encoding helix-turn-helix transcriptional regulator, which translates into the protein MTARTKTQNDYFERINKVLLYIHNHLDEKLELEHLASISNFSSFHFQRIMKAYLKESLGSYITRARLDRAASTLITSSKAISDIALNCGYESHASFSKAFKKRFTCSPLKFREESGAVKMETTYVQLNTRPLQNQLFFNV